The Pseudoalteromonas tunicata genome segment ACTGAACAAGATCAGGTATTTATTCCATTAAAAACCGCGATGCATCGCTTCGCTTCAACCGAAATGGCGAGCGAAATTAGTAGCCTAACTTTAGCGCTGAATAAAACCGTTGATTCGGTGGTGGCAGCACAAGCAATAGAGCAACTATTTAAACGCCGTCATAATGAAATTGAAGATTATGAGCTTGTGATCCCCGCAGCGTTGTTGGCGCAGCAAAAGCAAACCCAGCAAATTTTTAATATTGTGATGTCGTGTGTGGCTGGTATTTCATTATTGGTTGGTGGCATTGGGATCATGAATATTATGCTTGCGACAGTACTTGAGCGGACTAAAGAAATAGGCTTACTGCGAGCCATTGGTGCAACTGAAAAAGATATTCGCATTCAGTTTATCGCCGAAAGTTTTACGATTTCGATACTTGGTGGTTTGCTTGGTGTGGTATTTGGTATTTTGCTGTCAGAACTGATTGCTATTTATTCGCAGTGGGCGGTAATGTGGTCCATCAGTGCAATTTTATTATCGTTTAGTATTTGCGCAGCTATAGGCTTAATTTTTGGGGTGTATCCTGCAATTAAAGCCTCGCAATTAGACCCAATTACTGCATTGCAAAGTGATTAAGGAACTATTCTAAATCCAGATGCCATTTTGTTTTTAGCTCGGTTATTTTCCCCGATGCTTGCAAGATGGCATATGCTTCTTGGTAACGCTTCACTAGTTCAGCATCACTCTGTAAATTAAACGCTAGGCTCAGATTTTCGGTAAATGAATCAGCTTTAAGTACTTTTTTAACCTTATCATAGCTGAGGTCAAGGGCATTCAATTGCAAGCGCAAAGCTGTTTCGGTGCTGATAATAAACTTAGCCCTCTTCTTAAAAAGCATCCCAATATATTGCTCAGAGCTCGCTAAGCGTTCTAGTTTTGTAAAGTGTTGATAGGTTAGTGATTGCTCAATATAAGACTCTTGTGAAACTGCGATAGGCTCATTTTTAAGTTGAGAAAAAGAGAGAATATGCTGCGTAGGAGTTTCTGTTAGTGCCCAGACAAAAACGGGCTCGTTACTTAAAGTTCCTATCCAATGAAAAAACTTCTCTCTGGTATCGGTGCGCGAAATAGACAAAATCAAAGTGTTTTTTTCAGTTGAGGCGATATGATAAGCCCGAGCCCAAGGCACAATTTCGAGATCTGATTTAATGCCAGTTATTAAGGTTAATTCATTTAGCACATCAATAGCGAAGCCATCAATACGATCATTATTTTTGATTTGATAAGGAGGTAGGTGCTCAGCAACGACTTTAATCGTAGCTGCAAAGCTTGCATGACATAACAAGCAAAACAAGCCATAAGTGATCCCTTTATACATCAATACGATAATAAATTTCCTTAAAAAT includes the following:
- a CDS encoding ABC transporter permease; protein product: MNFITLFYDTAAELAQHKLRTFLTLLGMIFGVGAVIAMLNIGKGAEQEALKMIDSMGLYNVIINAKEFDKKELVEQRKHSAGLAIRDGEVSVAALPFVTDFSAQKKVETYHIFSEFGSSDGKAVGVSPNYFQLAHFQLAQGRLLQASDNASFKQVVLLGANTAKQLFPLGDALTQTIKINHLWFEVVGVLADPYLGKNEFQGIKLGTEQDQVFIPLKTAMHRFASTEMASEISSLTLALNKTVDSVVAAQAIEQLFKRRHNEIEDYELVIPAALLAQQKQTQQIFNIVMSCVAGISLLVGGIGIMNIMLATVLERTKEIGLLRAIGATEKDIRIQFIAESFTISILGGLLGVVFGILLSELIAIYSQWAVMWSISAILLSFSICAAIGLIFGVYPAIKASQLDPITALQSD
- a CDS encoding substrate-binding periplasmic protein — translated: MYKGITYGLFCLLCHASFAATIKVVAEHLPPYQIKNNDRIDGFAIDVLNELTLITGIKSDLEIVPWARAYHIASTEKNTLILSISRTDTREKFFHWIGTLSNEPVFVWALTETPTQHILSFSQLKNEPIAVSQESYIEQSLTYQHFTKLERLASSEQYIGMLFKKRAKFIISTETALRLQLNALDLSYDKVKKVLKADSFTENLSLAFNLQSDAELVKRYQEAYAILQASGKITELKTKWHLDLE